The region CAACGGcgacaatttaattaaattgagaGTGGTCgcagctggcggccactctcaATCGCCCAGCCAGGCGCGTGTGATACACGCGCCAGGCTGGATGGGCAATGAGACACATGCGTCTCACTgctgtatatatatttttttatttttttatttttctgacATTATCTAACCATTTGCAGGGATTATATTTGTCAATTATCTCTTCTCCACATCAGTCCAAGATCTTCCTTTTGCATTATCACTATTCTAAAAACCATCTTTGATCCATTGATGGTGATGCTCTTAGATTTTCGCTTTTAACGTCAAAAAGTATCTTAATCTTTGTTGTCTTATGCCGCCTATGATCTcacaaaactttaaaaaaaaaagaaaaaagagttaaCACTTGCATAAAAAGATTAGTAATTAGGGACAATCCTAGGTTTAATAACTTCTTAAATCAGCTATGAACAAGCGACTTTAACTCCAAATAGCATTTTCAAATAATGCCTTTTGTTACTAACAGACCAACTCTATCAATAagaatctaaaaataaaatagtaatacaGCAAAATAAAGGATATAAAAATGGCGATGTACAAACCGTAAAAGCTCAGAGTCCCACAGCGTCTTCATACGGCCCTTCCCGGGAACAAATGGCTGATCACCGGAAATACAAAGGTTTGGACAAGATTACCGTCGCTGATATCGAAGCTCTCGGCGTGTCATCCGAGCTTTCCTGCCAGCTACACGAAAAGCTCGCCGAAATCGTGAGTGTTTACGGAGCTGCAACTCCCCAGACATGGCTGCGCATCTCCAGCGACCTGCTTACCCCAGAGCAACCTTTCTCGCTCCATCAGATGATGTACTATGGCTGCTACAAGGACTTCGGGCCCGACCCGCCTGTTTGGATGCCCGACCCGTGAGTTCGTTATCCCCTTTCTTGAGTTCTCATTACGTGTATATATTCGTACttttatgtgtgtatataaatgTTTGTTAGCTTTAAGAGTATATTTGGAAATCGCATTAATTTTGTGTGGTGGCCCATGATTACTCTAATcagagaggtcgggagttcaaAATTTCCTCTCTTATGGAACTTTACTCCTTAATTGGGCCGTCTTGATGCGAACGGGGATTAGTTTGAGAAGGGTACGAGCTTAAAGGCCTCTCTTATACTTAGGGCATACCTAGGACACCTTGtggtctaaaaaaaaaactactgtTGAATTGGTTTAGTCTTATGCAATAGTTTTACGTTCAATTAGTCCAAAGATGGCCAGTTGTATAAAAGTGACTAGCTCAGATGGGTTTAAAATGGACAGTTTGGACAATTTATCAAATTGATATCCATAAATCCATGATTGATAGTTTGATATACACAATATGTGCATTCTTGAGTGTAAATGAAAAACACACAAATTTGGTTTTGGGAATTGAGAAATGCAGGGAAAGTGTGAAATTAACCAACATAGGGAAGTTATTGGAGAGGCGTGGGAAAGAGTTTTTGGGATCAAAGTATAAGGACCCCATATTGAGCTTTTCTGATTTTCAGAAATTTTCGGTCTCAAACCTTGAGGTTAGTTATTTGTTCTAttagtaaattataaatatatactgTTAGTTGGTATAATGAATTCttttactccttttttttttggttgctgTTAGGTCACCAGTaatcttcttttgttttctatCAGGCCTTCTGGAAAACTGCATTAGAAGAAATGAATGTTTCTTTCTCTGTTCCCCCGCAATGTATTTTGCGTGAGACTCCATCTCAACCGGGTGGTCAATGGCTTCCTGGAGCATACCTTAACCCAGCAAAAAATTGCTTGACATTGAATGGAAAGAGGAGTTTGAATGATACGGTTATTCTATACCGAGATGAAGGAGATGATGAAACACCTGTTAAAAGGTTGACTCTTAAGGAGTTACAATCTGCAGTCTGGTATGTTTATATTTCAAATTGTAATTGTATTATTTCTCGTCGTTTTAGTACCTTCTTAGTGAGGTGAATGGTTCCTTAATAGGACAGTAGCACATGCTCTTGACACACTAGGCTTGGAGAAAGGATCTGCAATTGCAATTGATATGCCAATGGATTCCACTTCCGTTGTGATCTACTTGGCTATTATTCTTGCTGACTATGTAGTGGTGTCGATTGCTGATAGTTTTGCACCAAAAGAGATATCAACAAGGCTCAAAATATCAAAAGCAAAAGCAATTTTCACTCAGGTTCATCTCATCTGTCATTATTGGGGCCCAAGTTTACTATTCCTTTTCCTAATCTTTGTAAACTATATGGTTTTACAGAACTTTTAGTCACATGTGTTACTTTTATGAGTTTTATGGGCCAATATGTTTTTGACCATACCCAATTACATTACCAGGATTCCTTTTTCCGTGGTGGTAAAAGGCTACCATTGTACAGGTGGTTGCTAACTTCTTCTTGTTCGTGCACTATATTAGTTATTCACTATGTTCATAACATTTATGTTAAAACTGCAGCAAAATCATTGATGCTGGATCACCAATAGCAGTTGTAATTCCCAGTAGAAGCTCCAGGTCCACTGTGAAGTTGCGTGATGGTGACATTTCTTGGCATGAATTTTTAGAACGAGTAGAAAAGTCTAAGTAAGAAATTTCTTCTCTGGGTTCCGCTCTGTGTTAGAATTTGATATTATGTTTGATCCAGTAGTTCTCTCTCCCAGAAATGGTCGCCTTAGTTCTCACCCTGAAATGTTCGCCTTTCATGTTAATTTCAGAGAATTTGAGTATGTTGGCATGGAACAACCTGTTGAAGCCTTCacaaatattctcttctcctctGGCACAACAGGTAGattataaattgaatacattGCTTATATGTTCTTGTTATTTCTTTGCCATGTTTGATTGATTTGCTAGAAATTTTCCTtaaataacaatttgaaaatgcAACGGATGAGAAGTTTAATCATTTTCAGATTTACTCACTCACCCTATGATCCAGGGGAGCCAAAGGCGATTCCATGGACTGTTGCTACACCTTTCAAGGCAGCTGCTGATGGTTGGTCCAGCTTGGATATCCGCAAAGGTGATGTAGTAGCATGGCCCACAAATCTTGGGTGGATGATGGGACCTTGGCTAATTTATGCTTCCCTGTTGAATGGGGCATCCATGGCCCTATATAATGGATCACCCCTTGGTTCTGGCTTTGCCAAGTTCATCCAGGTGAATCCATTCTTCGTCCATCCTTGATCTTTTTCATCTGAGACTTTTCGTTTTCGATTTCTTGATTTAGATTGTACATACTggaattatttgtatttgaactTTTATTATGAGttagtacccaatttagtccttgactatagtgatttttctcgatttagtcttaaacgtctttttgtgtttaattaggtCCTAGACTTAGatgattttacctaattgaaCCCTCGACTGTTAAAATCAATGATTAAATCGAGAAAAACACTATTATCGATGaataaattgggtaaaatcactatagtcggggactaaattgggtaaaaccactatagtcgaggactaaattgtgtattaaTAGAGGGAAAATTACCAAGCTATCTTAATAGAGaactcaattaggtaaaatcatcaaagtctaggactcaattaagcacaaaaagtctaggactaaatcgataaaaaccactatagttgaagactaaattgggtattaactccctCAAAACTATAGAACAATGGTTTCTTTTTAAGATATCATTGTGAACTTTACTTAATGTCTAAAATCTTCAAGTACCTTTTCTAGGATGCTAAAGTAACTATGCTCGGAGTTATACCAAGTATTGTAAGAACATGGAAAACTACAAATTGTACTGCCTCTTATGATTGGTCAGCCATCCGGTATGTTGTGTTATATTGAGATTGTTTATTAACCTAGAAGCCATATTACCTATGATTGATGTGTACTGCTTATTGTTTCTTTGTCTATCAATGCTCTATGGAGTATTCTGATTTCTGAAATAACTTTCCCCTACTGTTAAGCCTAGCATATTTATTTGGATCGTATTATACAGTTGCTTTGCAACCACTGGCGAGGCATCTAATATGGATGAATGCCTATGGCTTATGGGGAGAGCTAAATACAAGCCTGTCATAGAGATTTGTGGCGGTACAGAAATCGGTGGTGGATTTATTTCTGGCTCACTTTTGCAGCCGCAATCTTTATCTGCTTTTAGCACTGCTTCTCTCGGCTGTAGGCTATTTATTCTTGGTGAAGATGGACGTCCTCTGGTAATAATACTTTCATTCTTGCATCTTAAATTATATTCGAACTCTCAACTAAATCATGGTTCGTCGGTTCCACCCAATGCGTGCTTGCACCATATTGTTAGAAGACTCGTAACCCTAGAACATTAGCATTTTTCCTTTTATGTTCTGCATTAtttgttaatgatttttttttcatttgtaaaaaaatgctaaaatttggAAAGaggaaatttaagaaatatgGAATATGTAAATATccctaaaataattatttcccaAATTTAATTTTCCCAATTTCAGCCATCAAATGTTCCTGGGATTGGTGAATTGGCCCTTGGGCCATTCATGTTTGGGGCCTCAAGCTCACTACTAAATGCAGACCACTATGATGTCTACTTCAAAGGAATGCCTGCTTGGAATGGACAGGTGTGATATTACTATTATACATTATACTACTACATGAATTCTAAATTTCTAGtctatctgttttttttttttttttgattaaatAGGTTCTAAGAAGGCATGGAGATGTATTTGAGCGAACTTCTAAAGGTTATTATCACGCTCATGGTCGTGCTGATGACACTATGAATTTGGGTGGTGTCAAGGTCTGCATCTACCCTCAAATTGTATTGTGCATGATTTTAAGTTGATCCTTAATTGAAGGATTTGTTCCGTTGTGTTTTGTTTTAGctaaaagtttaagctgattactgatagttggactgttATCATTAAagtcttcttttttctttctccgTCTTCCTTACTTCTCGTATCTTTTTAAAAACGTGTTCTCTATTTTGATTCTTGAGAGACTTTTTTGGTGTTCACCAGGTGAGTTCAATTGAGATTGAGCGTGTGTGTAACTCAATCGACGATGTCAACATTCTCGAGACAGCAGCCATTGGGGTGCCACCACGGGGAGGTGGGCCGGACATGCTAGTGATTGCAGTTGTGTTCAAGGATTCAGATGGTGGCTCAAGCTATGACTTGAACTCTCTGAGAATATCTTTCAACTTGGCTCTGCAGAAGAAATTGAATCCTCTGTTCAAGGTACAGTATATTCattcatgtttatatatatatatatatatattgtatgcttaACAGGCCCCATCAAGTGCCCATGAGGTTGCCTCTATTGAAATATGTGGTCTATCTCAATTAAAAggctaagctgatagttgaagtacacatttatgtttatatattatatatatattcaacaatcatcactttttttaaacttctccgttttattcgATTAACTCGTAATAAAACTTTTGGCAGGTTTCGAAAGTTGTAGCGGTCCCTACTCTCCCAAGAACAGCAACAAATAAAGTCATGAGAAGGCTTCTGCGGCAGCAGTTTTCTCAGATCAGTTCTAATCTGTAATATACTGATTCTAAAATAGCATTTGGTAGCTAggaaagttaattgaaaaggtGGGAAAAGGCTATTCTTctatcttttttccattttttttggtttaatttttatttaactgAGTGAGATCATTGTATGATTTACTGGTGGTGTCAACTTAGCTTACAATCTTCTAATAACGCAATGGACAATTCGTCGACAAGAATTCTCTTGATTTCTAGCTTGTAACCCACCGCAACCTTTAACACTGTTTTTGTACCCACCCCTGCTTTCAGTGCTTTCATcaataatatagttgaaattGTCGATAATAGAAGGTCCAATTATGTATGTATGACTATGAATATGACTAATGAATTGAATTGATTCTCTCTACTTTGGTTATctactaaaaactaaaaatttcatGAATTTATGAGGAATGCAGCTTCAAGTGGTATCAATTGTTCGCGAGAGAGGAAATAGGCAAAATCATTCTAGCTAGAAAAGTCTATGAAGATCCACCAATTACATTTTTACATGTAAGCATGGGTTTTGTATCTCAAGAGTATAACATGGAGCAAACGTGATGATGCCTTATTAGTTGCATTATGGCAGCCAGCATTAAGCGATGGACTCCCAAGGAAATCCCAAAGAATTCTCAAAGAAAAATTAACAGAATGTCACGTAAACATTTGAAGGAGCAGAGGTATTTGACAGTGATAGATGATATATGGAGCACTACTTTTTGGGGTAGCATGCAAAGATGCTTTCCAGATGATAATAATGGAAGTCGTATATTATTGTCTTCTCAACTCAAAGAGGTGGTTGAATATGCAAGGTTAGGTAACTCTCCCCTTAACATGTGTCTCTTAGATGCGGTTGAAAGTTGGAATCTTTACTGTAAA is a window of Ipomoea triloba cultivar NCNSP0323 chromosome 11, ASM357664v1 DNA encoding:
- the LOC115997078 gene encoding probable acyl-activating enzyme 17, peroxisomal isoform X2; this encodes MAAHLQRPAYPRATFLAPSDDVLWLLQGLRARPACLDARPKCRESVKLTNIGKLLERRGKEFLGSKYKDPILSFSDFQKFSVSNLEAFWKTALEEMNVSFSVPPQCILRETPSQPGGQWLPGAYLNPAKNCLTLNGKRSLNDTVILYRDEGDDETPVKRLTLKELQSAVWTVAHALDTLGLEKGSAIAIDMPMDSTSVVIYLAIILADYVVVSIADSFAPKEISTRLKISKAKAIFTQDSFFRGGKRLPLYSKIIDAGSPIAVVIPSRSSRSTVKLRDGDISWHEFLERVEKSKEFEYVGMEQPVEAFTNILFSSGTTGEPKAIPWTVATPFKAAADGWSSLDIRKGDVVAWPTNLGWMMGPWLIYASLLNGASMALYNGSPLGSGFAKFIQDAKVTMLGVIPSIVRTWKTTNCTASYDWSAIRCFATTGEASNMDECLWLMGRAKYKPVIEICGGTEIGGGFISGSLLQPQSLSAFSTASLGCRLFILGEDGRPLPSNVPGIGELALGPFMFGASSSLLNADHYDVYFKGMPAWNGQVLRRHGDVFERTSKGYYHAHGRADDTMNLGGVKVSSIEIERVCNSIDDVNILETAAIGVPPRGGGPDMLVIAVVFKDSDGGSSYDLNSLRISFNLALQKKLNPLFKVSKVVAVPTLPRTATNKVMRRLLRQQFSQISSNL
- the LOC115997078 gene encoding probable acyl-activating enzyme 17, peroxisomal isoform X1; the protein is MADHRKYKGLDKITVADIEALGVSSELSCQLHEKLAEIVSVYGAATPQTWLRISSDLLTPEQPFSLHQMMYYGCYKDFGPDPPVWMPDPESVKLTNIGKLLERRGKEFLGSKYKDPILSFSDFQKFSVSNLEAFWKTALEEMNVSFSVPPQCILRETPSQPGGQWLPGAYLNPAKNCLTLNGKRSLNDTVILYRDEGDDETPVKRLTLKELQSAVWTVAHALDTLGLEKGSAIAIDMPMDSTSVVIYLAIILADYVVVSIADSFAPKEISTRLKISKAKAIFTQDSFFRGGKRLPLYSKIIDAGSPIAVVIPSRSSRSTVKLRDGDISWHEFLERVEKSKEFEYVGMEQPVEAFTNILFSSGTTGEPKAIPWTVATPFKAAADGWSSLDIRKGDVVAWPTNLGWMMGPWLIYASLLNGASMALYNGSPLGSGFAKFIQDAKVTMLGVIPSIVRTWKTTNCTASYDWSAIRCFATTGEASNMDECLWLMGRAKYKPVIEICGGTEIGGGFISGSLLQPQSLSAFSTASLGCRLFILGEDGRPLPSNVPGIGELALGPFMFGASSSLLNADHYDVYFKGMPAWNGQVLRRHGDVFERTSKGYYHAHGRADDTMNLGGVKVSSIEIERVCNSIDDVNILETAAIGVPPRGGGPDMLVIAVVFKDSDGGSSYDLNSLRISFNLALQKKLNPLFKVSKVVAVPTLPRTATNKVMRRLLRQQFSQISSNL
- the LOC115997078 gene encoding probable acyl-activating enzyme 17, peroxisomal isoform X3, translating into MAAHLQRPAYPRATFLAPSDDVLWLLQGLRARPACLDARPAFWKTALEEMNVSFSVPPQCILRETPSQPGGQWLPGAYLNPAKNCLTLNGKRSLNDTVILYRDEGDDETPVKRLTLKELQSAVWTVAHALDTLGLEKGSAIAIDMPMDSTSVVIYLAIILADYVVVSIADSFAPKEISTRLKISKAKAIFTQDSFFRGGKRLPLYSKIIDAGSPIAVVIPSRSSRSTVKLRDGDISWHEFLERVEKSKEFEYVGMEQPVEAFTNILFSSGTTGEPKAIPWTVATPFKAAADGWSSLDIRKGDVVAWPTNLGWMMGPWLIYASLLNGASMALYNGSPLGSGFAKFIQDAKVTMLGVIPSIVRTWKTTNCTASYDWSAIRCFATTGEASNMDECLWLMGRAKYKPVIEICGGTEIGGGFISGSLLQPQSLSAFSTASLGCRLFILGEDGRPLPSNVPGIGELALGPFMFGASSSLLNADHYDVYFKGMPAWNGQVLRRHGDVFERTSKGYYHAHGRADDTMNLGGVKVSSIEIERVCNSIDDVNILETAAIGVPPRGGGPDMLVIAVVFKDSDGGSSYDLNSLRISFNLALQKKLNPLFKVSKVVAVPTLPRTATNKVMRRLLRQQFSQISSNL